Proteins encoded in a region of the Sparus aurata chromosome 6, fSpaAur1.1, whole genome shotgun sequence genome:
- the wdr77 gene encoding LOW QUALITY PROTEIN: methylosome protein WDR77 (The sequence of the model RefSeq protein was modified relative to this genomic sequence to represent the inferred CDS: deleted 1 base in 1 codon): MKSAVDTSMIKENRWNIPPNAPACMERHLCAAQYRADGTLLLGASSLSGRSWQGSVWIFSDPAEAPNEELCKAGVQTEAGVTDVKWVSEKGVVVASDSGALEFWELAEDERLLVNRFTKHDHDHIVTTVSPVTGSSSAVSGSMDCRVKVWDLSQETAVNTYHAHTQPINCVACSPTDESLFVSCGQDGRVLMWDRRKPNKPASRIDVGTLSCSPTTVAWHPHHRSTIAIGDELGKVTVKDFLGTEPARMEPVHSRKVTGLAFSTHSASMVASISDDCSLAVLNSEMQEIFRDRQHQDFVKGVCWLQGGSNTLTTVGWDHLVLHHTVGPDAGAPNST; the protein is encoded by the exons ATGAAAAGCGCAGTGGATACTAGCATGATCAAGGAAAATCGGTGGAACATACCCCCCAATGCTCCTGCATGCATGGAGAGGCATCTGTGCGCGGCGCAATACAGAGCAG ATGGAACTCTGCTGCTAGGTGCCTCCAGCCTCAGTGGCAGGAGCTGGCAGGGATCTGTGTGGATCTTCAGTGACCCTGCAGAGGCCCCTAATGAGGAACTCTGCAAAGCTGGTGTGCAGACCGAGGCTGGAGTCACAGATGTCAAATGGGTATCAGAGAAGGGTGTTGTTGTCGCATCAGACTCAG GTGCCCTGGAGTTCTGGGAGCTGGCGGAGGACGAGCGCCTGCTAGTGAATCGCTTCACCAAACATGACCATGACCACATTGTCACCACAGTGAGCCCGGTTACCGGATCCAGCAGTGCTGTCTCTGGCAGCATGGACTGCCG AGTTAAAGTGTGGGATCTCAGTCAGGAAACAGCTGTCAATACCTATCATG CGCACACACAACCCATCAATTGTGTTGCCTGCAGTCCAACAGACGAATCCCTCTTCGTTTCCTGTGGACAA GATGGTCGGGTGCTGATGTGGGACAGGAGGAAGCCAAACAAACCCGCTTCTAGAATAG atGTAGGGACCCTCAGCTGCTCCCCTACCACTGTAGCTTGGCACCCCCATCACAGAAGCACTATTGCTATTG GTGATGAGCTGGGCAAAGTGACTGTGAAGGACTTCCTGGGAACAGAGCCAGCCCGGATGGAGCCTGTCCATAGCCGCAAAGTTACTGGGCTT GCCTTCTCTACACATAG TGCCTCCATGGTAGCCTCCATAAGTGACGATTGTTCCCTTGCTGTTTTGAACTCTGAAATGCAAGAAAT ATTTAGAGATCGGCAACACCAGGACTTTGTGAAAGGTGTGTGCTGGCTCCAAGGCGGCTCCAACACTCTCACAACTGTAGGATGGGATCACCTTGTGCTTCACCACACGGTGGGTCCGGATGCTGGAGCTCCCAACTCCACTTAG
- the LOC115582590 gene encoding extensin, whose product MKRGAFNFLGRKNQSLFDTNIKMTDMDNMELVLGSAAIPESGTASVRARPTVKHHTSSSLDSFQGYAVPTPKVPILPPVNGPKINGSVSVSNGSVISIPGLVEEEEEIFVPPPPSTAPPPPPSFIPPPDFMGDLNSLDLANLQPPSMPAPKLAPSMAEEDFTILKPPPMAPPKPPSTCSSGSASSIPISSPPVPDYPKFAPPQPPPEKQQKIYKTPPPKPIRLSSIAALDSPPQSPAPPPPMQTPTQSTFNPQNTAKLYSSPKTAILGGHEDQDARPKQMLLLEDSGSSQCAPVVVQVDGKAPSEVAATSKPVSKDIQEPKENLPITQHSPSPLPEPNKEAEAETVSAPPEEDKPLPTIRKTSPLLKKVNIPSEPNKDKFEVTPSQGHRFSPILDRKLRNLKGMETNGPREGPVASPLALLMAAKERDKQRTTLSLSRENSSKNTERPSASIQPSDSSPNSFIVTPRSSSSSSVTSQDMIQDSPKPASLVEHTQTLQTSQKSSSPALVKDQMQLNSPALNSMAASPRVPNLVAQKQNAEQGLSTLQSTKDVNNKEESNMLLLPPPPEFDDLDAIMEPPPSIRPPDPPMKRAPTPTMIPPPPTHVPSPPPMKAPPMPSVIPSPPTYVPSPPPMKKSPTPSMIPQPPTHVPSPPPMKRAPTPTMIPPPPAHVPSPPPMKKAPTPTVIPPPPPPPQVPSPPSKPKPQGPPAPPKLPPPAIDVKPKPQDQTKLKMAPSQLPTNLSPSQATLLSILQKKMLEMDHKMAPMKDAESSSDDWGTPLSDEDSKVPVVPRATPQSRNIPPVNKAATLNLRELEGKVSKRYQDTSSNKVSTSNGPSKHQFGKTFTVRPGTKQPITLVRQGES is encoded by the exons ATGAAGAGAGGAGCGTTCAACTTTCTGGGTCGGAAGAACCAGTCCCTGTTCGACACCAACATCAAAATGACCGACATGG ACAATATGGAGCTGGTGCTGGGGTCAGCTGCGATTCCTGAGTCAGGAACTGCCAGTGTGCGGGCCAGACCCACCGTCAAGCATCACACA tCCTCAAGTTTAGACAGTTTTCAAGGATATGCCGTCCCAACACCCAAAGTCCCCATCCTCCCCCCTGTCAATGGTCCAAAGATCAATGGTTCAG TCAGCGTGTCCAATGGATCTGTTATATCTATACCTGGCCtcgtggaagaggaggaggaaatatttgttcctccccctccctctacGGCACCTCCGCCCCCGCCCTCTTTTATCCCTCCTCCAGACTTCATGGGTGACCTGAACAGCCTAGACCTGGCAAACCTCCAGCCTCCTTCCATGCCTGCTCCAAAACTGGCACCGTCTATGGCCGAGGAagacttcaccatcttaaaaccGCCACCAATGGCTCCGCCAAAGCCTCCATCTACTTGCTCTAGTGGCTCAGCATCATCCATACCCATTTCTAGTCCACCAGTTCCTGATTATCCTAAATTTGCTCCACCCCAGCCCCCTCCTGAAAAGCAACAGAAAATTTATAAGACACCACCTCCAAAACCGATTAGACTGTCCTCTATTGCTGCTCTTGACTCCCCACCACAGAGTCCTGCTCCACCTCCCCCTATGCAGACACCCACACAATCCACCTTCAATCCCCAAAACACTGCAAAGCTTTATAGTAGTCCGAAGACTGCTATTCTAGGGGGGCATGAGGATCAGGACGCAAGACCCAAGCAGATGTTACTTCTGGAAGATTCTGGGTCTTCCCAATGTGCTCCCGTGGTGGTCCAAGTGGATGGGAAAGCCCCAAGTGAAGTGGCTGCAACATCTAAACCAGTTTCCAAAGATATACAGGAACCAAAGGAGAACCTTCCAATTACCCAACATTCTCCTTCACCCTTGCCTGAGCCAAACAAGgaagctgaagcagagacagtTTCAGCACCACCAGAGGAAGACAAACCTCTCCCAACTATACGTAAGACATCGCCACTGCTTAAAAAAGTGAACATTCCTTCAGAACCCAATAAGGACAAATTTGAAGTAACTCCAAGTCAAGGCCACAGATTCAGTCCGATATTAGATCGTAAACTACGCAACCTCAAGGGAATGGAAACCAACGGGCCACGAGAAGGACCTGTAGCTTCTCCACTTGCTCTTTTAATGGCAgctaaagaaagagacaaacaaagaaCGACTCTATCTCTGTCGCGGGaaaacagcagcaaaaacaCAGAGCGGCCTAGTGCAAGCATTCAACCAAGTGACTCAAGTCCCAATTCCTTTATTGTCACCCCAAGGTCCAGCTCATCCTCTTCTGTAACATCGCAAGACATGATACAGGACAGTCCAAAGCCAGCCAGTCTTGTGGaacatacacaaacacttcaGACTTCACAAAAGTCCAGTAGTCCTGCACTGGTGAAGGATCAGATGCAGTTAAACAGTCCAGCTCTCAATAGCATGGCTGCATCCCCAAGAGTGCCCAACCTGGTTGCACAGAAACAAAATGCAGAGCAGGGTCTGTCAACGCTTCAATCTACAAAGGATGTGAATAATAAAGAAGAGTCAAATATGCTGTTACTCCCTCCGCCTCCAGAGTTTGATGATTTAGATGCGATTATGGAGCCCCCTCCTTCGATCCGTCCACCTGACCCTCCCATGAAGAGGGCCCCAACACCAACCAtgatccctcctcctccaactcatgttccatctcctcctcccatGAAGGCCCCCCCAATGCCATCTGTGATCCCATCTCCCCCCACTTAtgttccatctcctcctcccatGAAGAAGTCCCCAACACCATCTATGATCCCTCAGCCTCCAACTCAtgttccatctcctcctccaatGAAGAGGGCCCCAACACCAACTAtgatccctcctcctccagctcatgttccatctcctcctccgaTGAAGAAGGCCCCAACACCAACTGtgatccctcctcctcctcctcctcctcaagttccatctcctccttcaaAACCTAAACCCCAAGGACCCCCAGCACCACCTAAACTCCCACCACCGGCCATTGATGTCAAACCAAAGCCCCAAGACCAGACAAAACTTAAGATGGCTCCTTCTCAGCTTCCAACAAATCTTTCACCCAGTCAGGCCACACTCCTGAGTATCTTACAAAAGAAGATGTTGGAAATGGACCACAAAATGGCCCCAATGAAGGATGCAGAATCCAGTTCAGATGACTGGGGCACCCCTTTGTCTGATGAGGACAGTAAGGTCCCTGTTGTCCCCAGGGCCACACCACAGAGTAGGAACATCCCTCCGGTCAACAAAGCAGCAACCCTGAACTTGCGGGAGCTGGAGGGTAAAGTGAGCAAAAGATATCAGGATACATCCTCAAACAAAGTTTCCACCAG CAATGGACCATCAAAACATCAGTTTGGTAAGACCTTTACTGTTCGGCCTGGAACCAAACAGCCCATTACTCTTGTCCGTCAAGGGGAGTCTTAA